CGAAGATACTTTACTTGGAAAACCCATACGGATGCAGCTTGACATGCTCGTGTTGATGGCAGGTATGGTACCTGCAGTTGACCTTCAACGGAGTATAGGAAAACTAGTACTGGAGGAACCCTCATTTGGTAGTGGTTTTATTTCTGTAACAGGCTACCCCTTATCAGTTCAGGTTGCCGGTCATCCCGGTATTTATGCTGTCGGAACATGCAAGGGGCCTGCAGTACTGCCCGAGGTAATGGCCGATGCCTGTGCTGTTGCAAGAGAAGTGGAGAATTATATAAAGTCAATAAAGGAACCACAATATGTCCAGGCCTGATTTTGGTTTTAGCTGGTCGGGAGCCAGGGCATTGGATCCCTCGCAGCCCCTTAGCTCTGAGGTGCAAAAGGTTCTGGATGGAGAACCTGGCCTATTGGATTGTATTTCCTGTGGGCAGTGTGCTGCTGTTTGCACTGCAGGTGCCTATACCTCCATGTCTTTTTACAGGGTCGTACTGCACTTGTTGAGAGGTGAGACCAAGGAGGCATCCATGATGTCACATGGATGCATGCTTTGCGGGAAGTGTCGCATGACCTGTCCCCGAGGAGTTAATATACACAATGCCGTGATGCTGATATCGGCACTTATGCATACAAAGGCTTAAGCTATGGAAAGATCAGCAGTGTTCGTAATTCCCTTTATGGCAGGGTTTGTATTTGCCCTGACGGTCCTTGCCGTGCGTTATTTGTGGTGGCTACGGGGACTGAGGAAGCAGGCCCCGGGTAAACTGCCGGCGGTTCTCTTTTCCCATAAGACCCTCAGTGCCATAAATGAGATATTCAATGAGGCAATCCTTCATCGTCGCATTTTAAAGCGAAACAGGCGCATGGGCTTTATGCATATGAGCCTTGCCGTTGGTTGGGGTATGATGATACTTGGTGGTAAGTTTGAAACCTGGTTTCATACCGGACGTTTTTTCCATGATACATGGTATGCAGTATTCTTCAGATATTTCGAACCCCAGGTAGTGGGTGGGCTTGCAGGAGCTTTCTGGTTACATTATATGGATTTGGGGCTACTGGTGGTTTTATCGGGCGTCACACTTGCAGTAATCAAGCGGATAAAGAAAAAAGTTCTCGGCATCAAGAATACTACCAGGCATAGTAGGGTAAATCGTTTGGCGCTGACCTTCCTTTGGCTGGTCTTCCCGCTGCGTCTGCTTGCGGAGGCTGTGACTTTCGGGCAGTATGGAGGTGGAGGCTTTCTGACAGGCACGTTGGGCAAACTGTGTTTTACAAGTCCTATGTGTGCAGTTGTCGAACTGCCACTATGGTGGGCCTATTCACTTGTGCTTGGTGCCTTCTTTGTCGTTCTGCCCTTCTCGCGCTATCTGCATATTCCAACAGAGATGGTGCTGATATTGCTCCGTCACTGGGGTTTGAGGGCATCTACAGAATTGAAGCCGGAGGAAGGATTGCAAGCCTTTGAAGTGCACGCCTGTTCTGCATGTGGAATGTGTCTTGATGTTTGCCCGGCAATTGGGCAACAGCCTTTCCAGGCTGCCTATTTTATGCAGGCAATAAGAAGTGGTAAGGGCTGGGAAAAGATGGCTACCGATTGCCTTAGCTGTGGTGCCTGTGAGAATGCCTGTCCTGTAAATATTGGAATAGAGAATATGCGTGTTGCGGCCCGTGGCAAGGTTCATCAGGATTATATGGCAAAACATGACTATCTGCCAACACTAAGTACCAGAGAGAGAAGGAGTGCCAATATACTGCTGTTTACCGGCTGTATGGGACGTCTTAAACCAGGTATTACAGAGGCTGTGAAGCAACTGCTTGAGGAAGCAGGGCTTAGCTGGGTGCATCTGGATGAAAAGGATAGCATATGCTGTGGTCGTCCTATGGCTTTGGCTGGCAGGACTGATCAGGCTGCTACAATGAGGGCTGCAAATGAAGCTCTGATAGGCAGTTATAGAGCCGGTATGCTCGTTACAACCTGTCCCATTTGCCTGAATCAGTTCCGCAATGAGTACAAACTCAATATTCCTGTAGTTCATCATAGTGTATTACTATGGCAACTTATGAGTGAAGGCAGGATAAAGACAGAGAGGGGTCTTGAGTGCTTCAGTTACCATGATCCTTGCGAGCTTGGGAGAAAGGGCGGGCACTACAATGAACCTCGTGAGCTTCTTTCTGCATGTGGTAACTTACTACCTGTTGACAGGGAAAAGTCTGAATCACTGTGCTGCGGGAATACACCCGGTTCCCTTTCCCTGTCACTAAAGGATCGTCAGAATATAACAGCAGCTACGCTCAAAGTACTTGAGGCTCCGCATCCCGACAAGATAGTAACTGCATGCCCCTTGTGTCAGCACAACCTGTCACGTCAGAGCAAGGTTCCTGTTAAGGACATAGCCGAGGTGCTGGCAGGTGTCCTGATTTCCACGAGTACACAGGCTCATTATTCCCACGAAGCCGAGACTATTGAAGCCTGAGCAGAAGGGCAATTAATATAAAACAAGGCATCTCCAATTAGGGAGTGCCTTGCTAAATAAAGACATGGAACCCCTTGCAATGAGGGTTACAGCAATAGAGCCTGCCTGAATAGCATAAAAGTAACTAGAACTCCACAATTATACCAATTGAAGGTAATACTGTTCCAGTAGATGTCTGCAACTCCTTAAGCACGTAACGTTCGGGATTTGTGCCCTGAAGCAGGGGTTGGTCATTTGCATCCCTTTGTTGCAGCAGGCGAGGAGCATTTTTGCTCTGGAAATTGTACAGGTTTTGAATATCCAGGTAAAACGCCAATGAGACCTTATCAAAATAATAGCTTCTGTCAATCCTCACGTCAAGCTGATGGAAGGGCTCGAGCCTTTCCGAGTTAAACCTTGAGTAGTCGAGATATTCCCTACCTTTAAGATCCCATGCTTCTTTCAGTTCCGACTGCTCAATATCCAGTGGGGTATAGGGCAGTGCTCCGGCATATCTCCACTTAAAGCCTGCGTCCCAGTTCCTGTTAAAAGACTTGGTCAGAGTGAAGGTGAGCAGATGGTCATTATCCCATGAGGATGGCAGCATACGGCCGTTAATATCGCTAAAACGGCTTGTAACACGGGTGTATGACAACAGGTAGTTAAGTCCTCCAGCAGAGCGCTTTTGCAGCAATAATTCAAAACCCCGGCTATAGCCGCTTCCAACTGGAACGACTTCCTCATCACCAGTAACACCATAGTCAGCTCCCTTGGATGCAAGAGATATACCATCAATGACGGCAACAGGATAGTTGTCGTATTCCTTATAAAAATACTCAATGCTTGCACGGACAGTCGGTGATACCTTCCATTCCAGTCCGCCGACCAGGTGGTCGGCCTGTATATATTTCAAGCCATTACCACGATTGACAGTAACATCATTGCTATCCCTGAAACCAAGAGTGGTATAGGAAGGCAACTGGAAAAAACGGCCTGCTGATCCGTTGATTGTTAATGATGGGAGTAAGGTGTAGCTAGCAGAGACACGGGGACTAAACTGATCCAGAGGGTTGTTCATATAGGAACTGTAATTGTTGGCATCAGCCCTTAAACCCGCTGAAACCGACATGTGGTCGTTCAGAAGTCGCCTTGAGACAGAAGCAAAGAAAGCCCATTTCACCATCTCAAGCCTTGAGTCGTAATCTATTTGTAGCAGACTGCCCTCCCTGAAGATATAAGCAAGAGTATTGTTGGTATAGACCGCATATTCAGTTCCAGCACCGGCATTGAGAGTCCATTTACCCGGATTTGCAAAGTACTCAAAGCGCAGTTTGTTTTCAATCTCATTCGACTTATAGTCAGTAATCAGTTTGTCAGGACTTGTGTTGTCATTGTCGCGGTATTTGTAAATCGTGTTGTACAGGTGTGAGCGGCTAAGCACCAGTTGGGTATAACTTTCATTAAAGAAATGCTTGTATGACGCACCAACTGTGTAGTTCCACTGCTCAAATGCCGGCAGGTAACTAAGGATATATTTGTTTTCCTCAGTTGGTTTCAGTCCTGTGTTTAGAGCAAACTCATCAATAGCCCCAACGCCGATAAAAGTAATCTCATTGCGCTGGTCTATCTTGGTTCGGTTCATCACCTGAAAATCATTGTACGTCGGCAGGAAAGGAAGCCCAATCATGTCGAACAGGAATTTCAGATATGAGCGTCTTGCCGAGACCAGAGTAGCACTGTTTTCGCTAAATGGCAGGTTGGCCGAAAAAGAAAGTTCAGAAGCACCCAATGTTGCTTTGAAGCCTGCATCATCAGGATTGGGGGCTATCTGGCGGAATTCGAATACCGAACTCAATGCATTCCCGCGTGAGGCCGGGAATGCCCCTGAGTAAAACTCAACCTCACGGATAAAGTCAACATTTAGCATACTGATTGCACCGCCTGAGGCTCCCTGAGTGGAGAAGTGGTTGAGCACTGGGATCTCTATTCCGTCAAGGAAAAAGCGATTTTCAGCAGGGCCCCCACCTCTTACCACAAGGTCATTCCTGAATGATGAGCCATTGCTAACCCCCGGAAAGCTCTGCAATACCTTTGACAGGTCTCTTGCGCTACCGGCACCTTTCTCAATAATGTCAATACCGATACGCTGCATTGATAGCGGACTTTCAATCTTGGTCTCAAAAGGATCTGCTGTTATCGTGACCTCCCCTAGTTCTGTGGAGGAGGGGGTAAGTGTAATTTCATAATAGGCAGGACGAACGGCTGGAATCATTATCTCCTCTGTGATAAGCGGAGCATAACCCATATAAGATACCTGAAGTCGGACGAAGCCCGGCTTCAGGTTCCTGAATTCATAGCGTCCGTTGGTATCACTTGTGGTTCCAGTTGTAGTTTCAAACAGAACAATACTTGCACCCGGCAATGATTCATTGCTGTATGCGTCCTTTACAATACCCGTTAGAGTGCCGGTCTGGCTAAATGCACTTATTACCGATGGTATGGAGATAAAAAGTAAGGCAATTGTTCGCCTGATCATTTTGTTATAGTTTTAGTTCAAAAGGTCAAACAAACAACTACCTGGAAAGTTGGGTGCCTTGCTTATTTATTCGCTTCTCAGTGCATCGACAGGATTCTTGGTTGCTGCGTTACTGATATGCAGCAGTACTGTAGCACATGCTACAAGCATAACAGCAAGCGTTGCCTGAATAAATATAAGAATATCTATATCAATTCTTTTAGCATAGTTTTGCAGCCAGTAGCCCATCAAGCTCCATGCAAGAGGAGTTGCAATCAATGCAGCCACGAGACCTGCAGTTAATAAGGGACTCAGCATTCTGCTGACAATCGACAGGTTTTCCTCGCCAAGTGATTTTCTGATTCCAATTTCCTTTGTCTTTTTTTCAGCCATATACATAATCATTCCCGTTAGTCCCAGCGCCAGAACAAGAATCGAGAAGAGGGTAAACAGGGAAATTAGCTTTTGCAAGTTGTTCTCAGGTTCTAGCATTTGGGTAAAATCATCCTCAAGGAAGGTCAGTTCGTTGATAAATGCCGGTTCCATTGCGTCAAGCTTTTTCCGGATATAAGTCAGTGTTTCATCTACATCTTGTGGAGCAATCTTAACAGCCATGAAGTTTTGTCCCCAACCGCCATCTGGCAAAAATACAGCAATTGGTTGGGTGGCACCACCAAGGCTGTTTATATTTATATCCTCGAATACCCCTGCAATCTGATAGTCGTTACCCCAGGCGGATAAGGTCTTTCCGGTAAAATGGCTCCATCCAATTAACTGAGCAAAACAGCGATTGATTACCACACTATGGGTTTGTCCTTCCTGAAGGAAACTACCTTCGCTCATGTGTAATTGTAATGTTTTTACAAGATCTGGATCTCCGTTCCAGTTGAATACAAGAGGGTCGAAGTCCAGGGGTTTGTTTTCCCATTGCCATCCCTGTCCGTTGTTTCCCATTGCACTTGGGGGATGCGAGATGGTACTTGCAGAGACTATATTTGGGTTTGTCAACAGCATATTCTTAATAGCATTAGGCTGTTGCTTCATATTGCCGTTGAGCCTGAAATAAACTACCCTTTCCTTTTCAAAGCCCAGGTCCAGGTTTTGAAGATACCTGATCTGCTTGTTAATAATAAGTGTAGCGCTAAGCAGGGCTATAGAACTAATGAAAACAGATATCACAAGGGCGTTGCGGAACAAGCCTCCATTACGTACCTGACTAAAAGCGCCTCTGATAGACTGCACCGGGGAATAACGAGACAACACCACAGCCGGATAAACTCCAGACAGGCCAATTGTAATCAGCAATACCACGATGAAGGCTTTTATAACCTGTGCATTGGCAAGCGTTTCGAGGTTTATGTCTTTGTTGATAAGTTGGTTAAAAAACGGCAGTCCCATGGCGGTTATAAGTACTGCTGCTACAAAAGCTATTATGCAAACAATACTTACTTCCGAATAGATAAACTTAACAACATCCAGACGGGTAGCTCCAAGACTCTTTCTGATACCGTTCTCTCTGATTTGTTTCAGGGATCGCGCCGTGATAAGATTGATAAAGTTGAGTATTGCTGTGCAGAGAATAAGAATCCCTATTAATGTGAAAATGCCAATATTTTTGACATTCCCCCTTTTATATAGGTACAGATCCTGAAACATGTAGGCTCCAAGATGATTGTTGGTTTCAGGAATAACCTCCTGTATTCTGTTTCTTACCCCCTTTGCAATTTCAGGAAAAGCAGCCGGGTCGTTAAGTAGTCCGGCAGTTAAAAAAGAATTATTCCACCATGTATTAAGGTAATTGGGAGAATCGACAATTTGAGGAAGCAACTCCAAAGTCACCATACCGTCAAATATCAAAGAAGAATTCCGGGGTACATCTTTAATGACACCTACGACCATCAGGTCGTAGCTATTATCAAACCTAAGAATCTCTCCAAGTGGGTCTTTTTCGCCAAACAGACTGCGGGCAGTCGTTTCGTTTATTATTATCTGGTACGGTGTTTTTTCAGTATCAAGGGGACCGGCAACAAATTCAAATGTAAAAATATCGAACATACTGAAATCACAGAACCCAATTCTGGGCGTGATTTTCTTGTCCCTATAATTAAGCAGCCATGTTGAGTATGCAGGAATAATCCTTGCAGTTTCCAATACCTGAGGGTATTCAGCCTTCAGGGCACCAGCTACAGCCGGAGGTGCACCATCGAATGGCACCTCGGAATCCGCTTCTGCAATACAAGCATGGGTAATAAATATTCTGTCAATATTCTTGTGGAAACGGTCAAAACTGGCTTCATCATGTATCCAGAGAAAAATGAACATGACACAGGCAAGTCCTGTTGCCAGTCCGGCAATCCCTAAATAATTGGGCAACTTTTCTTTATTCAGTCTCCTGAGTATGTAGATGATTGTCTTCATAGTTTGCTTTTACTGCAAACCTTATGTCTAATAGCGTGCCAATCGGGTTAATATGCACAATATCAGAAGAATAAAGAAAGGCGGTCCCTTGTATTGTAAAGAAAAATAACAGTGTCTGTTCAATTATATTACAAGCCCTAATCTTTCTTTCCAAGCCAGGTTAGCTTATGCCAGATGGATTCAAGTGGGCCTCTCTTGTGAGTCTTAAACCACCAAGTACTATACCCTATCTGTAATGCAGCGAGCAGGATACCTATCAGGAGACATTCAGAATAACCCGCATACTTGTACATTGAAAGTCCCATATTATAATAGATAAACGATCCTATTATCGACTGAATCAGATAGTTGCTCAGACTCATCCGGCCAACTGGCGAAAGCACATTGAGCCATTTGAATGCCCGGGTTTTATAAAACAGTAGTATGAAACCGCTTACCCATACAAACATTAGCGCTAAGTTGGACCATAATCTGATCACATTAGAAAGCATACCTGAGACGCTTTCGTATTTACAGAATATATCAGTGTGAGATTGCAGTATATACAAGGGTAGAAAAGCAATGGCAGAAATGATAAGTACCTTCTTCCATGTCTTTATCGAACTCTCACTCTCCATCAGCAGGGCCTTGCGTCCAAGCCAGAATCCCAGAAGGAATAGTCCAAGACTTTGATCCACACGTCCGTTCTCCCAGCACCAAAGGATTGTTGCAATACGTCCGTTTGTGATATTACTCTTCATAATCTCGAACATATTACCCTCAGTGAAGACATTTCCTACCCTGGCGTACCATTCCATATATACCGGCTCTCCAAGCGGTAGTTCGGGATGTTGTATTGCAATAATAAGTCGAATCCAGTAAAGAGGCTGAAGCAGGAAGAAAACAGCTGAAACAAACAGAGCCTTATTACTAAGTCTGGCAAAGGGAAGAATAAAGAGAGCAACCAAAGCATAGAAAACCAGAATCTCTCCCTGGTAAAACAAGGTGTTGAAAAGTCCGAAAAGCAGGAGCCAGAACATCCTAAGGATGAATCTCGGGCGGAAATCCTTTCCAATCTTTTCCTGGTTGTGAGATTGTATAAAGAAGGTTACACCAAAAAGCAAGGCAAATATTGCATAGGACTTCCCTCCAAACATAAAGAACATGCTATCCCATATAATACTGTCAAGGCTGTTCAGCCAGTCGGGCTGAACAGGCAGGTATCCATATATCTCAAACCTCTCCACATTATGAAGTAACATTATAGAGATTAGCGCAAAACCACGAAGGGCATCAAGGACTGTTATACGTTTTTTAACAATAGGCTCTGTTGTCATATCAAAGTAGTATTAATCGTGATCTAATTTAGAATGAGTCAAATTTGACGAACCTATCAAATAATATGACGAACGTCATTATGGATCAATAATGTATAGACTGATGTAAAAATGCATTTTTCCCTTGAGGAATGCAAATCACAGTGGGTTTATAGGATAGTGTTTTTACTGTTATTTTAATTGTTTTTATACAACTTGACGGCCTTTTTTCTGGTTAAAGTGGCTATTTCAAACATAGTTCAAACTTTAATATATGAAGTTCAGATTTAGGGATCTTAAGATCGGGGTTAGAATTGCACTTTTGACCAGTGCTTCCATGACTGTGATTATGATCGTAAGTGGTGTCATAATGTATACGATGCAGTACAGGAACATAATGAAGGATGTAGAAGACTTTATGACTGATGAGGTCACCAATCTCAAGGAGATCATTAATATGCAAATTGATGAGCGTGAGATTAGGGTGGAGACAGGTCTAAATGTTGCATGGGAGATGTTTAGAGGTTATCAGGGACAGCTTAACCACAGGAGAGGTGAGAAGATTCAGGTGGAAGCAACCAATCAGGTCACAGGAGAAAAGGAGAAGGTAACCATTGACTTATTGAGACTAGGGGACACGCCCATTTATGGAGATGTAGAGCTTGTCGAGAAAATGAAGGAGCTTGGTCGGGTCGATGTTACTTTATTCCAGAGGATTGACAAGGGTTTTCTAAGGCTTGTAACAACTCTTACAAATGAGCAGGGAGGAAGTCTACAAAATAGTTATATTCCGATTGAAGAAGAACATGCTCAGGCAATTGCCAGGGGAGAGGAAGTGTATAAGAGGCTCCAAATTGGTGAAAGATGGTACCTTACAGCTTTTAGACCTATAGTATTTAATGGCGAGGTAGTCGGAGCCGTTTTTGTGGGTGTGTATGAGAAAGATATTGCAGGAATTAAGGAAATGTTCGGCCACAAAGTATATTATGAGAGTGGTTACCCATTTCTGGTTGACGCAACAGGAGAGATGATTATACACCCTACAATGGAAGGTCAAAACATAGGCGAAGTCACAGCCTTCAGGAAGGTCCTTGACAGTAAGGAAGCTATGGGTAAAATTAATCATCCGTGGGATGGCGTGATGAAGATTCACTATTACGGCTATATACCTAAGACAGATTCCTATGTCGTGGTATCAGTTCCAGAGGATGATGTCCTTGATGGTATTAATCACCTCCGCAACGCTATCTTGTTGAGTACTATTTTTGCAATTATGGCAATAGTACTAATCAATATCCTTCTTACAAGGTCGTTGGCCAAAGATATAAGTATGGCTGTTGATTTCACAACGCGAGTTGCTTCCGGTGACCTAAATGCAAGACTTA
The genomic region above belongs to Xiashengella succiniciproducens and contains:
- a CDS encoding ABC transporter permease, whose protein sequence is MKTIIYILRRLNKEKLPNYLGIAGLATGLACVMFIFLWIHDEASFDRFHKNIDRIFITHACIAEADSEVPFDGAPPAVAGALKAEYPQVLETARIIPAYSTWLLNYRDKKITPRIGFCDFSMFDIFTFEFVAGPLDTEKTPYQIIINETTARSLFGEKDPLGEILRFDNSYDLMVVGVIKDVPRNSSLIFDGMVTLELLPQIVDSPNYLNTWWNNSFLTAGLLNDPAAFPEIAKGVRNRIQEVIPETNNHLGAYMFQDLYLYKRGNVKNIGIFTLIGILILCTAILNFINLITARSLKQIRENGIRKSLGATRLDVVKFIYSEVSIVCIIAFVAAVLITAMGLPFFNQLINKDINLETLANAQVIKAFIVVLLITIGLSGVYPAVVLSRYSPVQSIRGAFSQVRNGGLFRNALVISVFISSIALLSATLIINKQIRYLQNLDLGFEKERVVYFRLNGNMKQQPNAIKNMLLTNPNIVSASTISHPPSAMGNNGQGWQWENKPLDFDPLVFNWNGDPDLVKTLQLHMSEGSFLQEGQTHSVVINRCFAQLIGWSHFTGKTLSAWGNDYQIAGVFEDININSLGGATQPIAVFLPDGGWGQNFMAVKIAPQDVDETLTYIRKKLDAMEPAFINELTFLEDDFTQMLEPENNLQKLISLFTLFSILVLALGLTGMIMYMAEKKTKEIGIRKSLGEENLSIVSRMLSPLLTAGLVAALIATPLAWSLMGYWLQNYAKRIDIDILIFIQATLAVMLVACATVLLHISNAATKNPVDALRSE
- a CDS encoding (Fe-S)-binding protein, whose product is MERSAVFVIPFMAGFVFALTVLAVRYLWWLRGLRKQAPGKLPAVLFSHKTLSAINEIFNEAILHRRILKRNRRMGFMHMSLAVGWGMMILGGKFETWFHTGRFFHDTWYAVFFRYFEPQVVGGLAGAFWLHYMDLGLLVVLSGVTLAVIKRIKKKVLGIKNTTRHSRVNRLALTFLWLVFPLRLLAEAVTFGQYGGGGFLTGTLGKLCFTSPMCAVVELPLWWAYSLVLGAFFVVLPFSRYLHIPTEMVLILLRHWGLRASTELKPEEGLQAFEVHACSACGMCLDVCPAIGQQPFQAAYFMQAIRSGKGWEKMATDCLSCGACENACPVNIGIENMRVAARGKVHQDYMAKHDYLPTLSTRERRSANILLFTGCMGRLKPGITEAVKQLLEEAGLSWVHLDEKDSICCGRPMALAGRTDQAATMRAANEALIGSYRAGMLVTTCPICLNQFRNEYKLNIPVVHHSVLLWQLMSEGRIKTERGLECFSYHDPCELGRKGGHYNEPRELLSACGNLLPVDREKSESLCCGNTPGSLSLSLKDRQNITAATLKVLEAPHPDKIVTACPLCQHNLSRQSKVPVKDIAEVLAGVLISTSTQAHYSHEAETIEA
- a CDS encoding TonB-dependent receptor, producing MIRRTIALLFISIPSVISAFSQTGTLTGIVKDAYSNESLPGASIVLFETTTGTTSDTNGRYEFRNLKPGFVRLQVSYMGYAPLITEEIMIPAVRPAYYEITLTPSSTELGEVTITADPFETKIESPLSMQRIGIDIIEKGAGSARDLSKVLQSFPGVSNGSSFRNDLVVRGGGPAENRFFLDGIEIPVLNHFSTQGASGGAISMLNVDFIREVEFYSGAFPASRGNALSSVFEFRQIAPNPDDAGFKATLGASELSFSANLPFSENSATLVSARRSYLKFLFDMIGLPFLPTYNDFQVMNRTKIDQRNEITFIGVGAIDEFALNTGLKPTEENKYILSYLPAFEQWNYTVGASYKHFFNESYTQLVLSRSHLYNTIYKYRDNDNTSPDKLITDYKSNEIENKLRFEYFANPGKWTLNAGAGTEYAVYTNNTLAYIFREGSLLQIDYDSRLEMVKWAFFASVSRRLLNDHMSVSAGLRADANNYSSYMNNPLDQFSPRVSASYTLLPSLTINGSAGRFFQLPSYTTLGFRDSNDVTVNRGNGLKYIQADHLVGGLEWKVSPTVRASIEYFYKEYDNYPVAVIDGISLASKGADYGVTGDEEVVPVGSGYSRGFELLLQKRSAGGLNYLLSYTRVTSRFSDINGRMLPSSWDNDHLLTFTLTKSFNRNWDAGFKWRYAGALPYTPLDIEQSELKEAWDLKGREYLDYSRFNSERLEPFHQLDVRIDRSYYFDKVSLAFYLDIQNLYNFQSKNAPRLLQQRDANDQPLLQGTNPERYVLKELQTSTGTVLPSIGIIVEF
- a CDS encoding Cache 3/Cache 2 fusion domain-containing protein; the protein is MKFRFRDLKIGVRIALLTSASMTVIMIVSGVIMYTMQYRNIMKDVEDFMTDEVTNLKEIINMQIDEREIRVETGLNVAWEMFRGYQGQLNHRRGEKIQVEATNQVTGEKEKVTIDLLRLGDTPIYGDVELVEKMKELGRVDVTLFQRIDKGFLRLVTTLTNEQGGSLQNSYIPIEEEHAQAIARGEEVYKRLQIGERWYLTAFRPIVFNGEVVGAVFVGVYEKDIAGIKEMFGHKVYYESGYPFLVDATGEMIIHPTMEGQNIGEVTAFRKVLDSKEAMGKINHPWDGVMKIHYYGYIPKTDSYVVVSVPEDDVLDGINHLRNAILLSTIFAIMAIVLINILLTRSLAKDISMAVDFTTRVASGDLNARLTERMSESARDSMYKMSEAGRRSSESIRDIIDRISIINEIAFQTNILALNASVEAARAGVHGRGFAVVAAEVRKLAERSKTAADEIALLSRTSLEVTEETDKLIKEMVPEILKTSELVKEIAASSGEQAAGVEQVNNAVNELNNVIQSNAASSEELATSSEELAGQSEQLKAMISYFRIDEE
- a CDS encoding 4Fe-4S dicluster domain-containing protein; translation: MSRPDFGFSWSGARALDPSQPLSSEVQKVLDGEPGLLDCISCGQCAAVCTAGAYTSMSFYRVVLHLLRGETKEASMMSHGCMLCGKCRMTCPRGVNIHNAVMLISALMHTKA
- a CDS encoding DUF418 domain-containing protein — translated: MTTEPIVKKRITVLDALRGFALISIMLLHNVERFEIYGYLPVQPDWLNSLDSIIWDSMFFMFGGKSYAIFALLFGVTFFIQSHNQEKIGKDFRPRFILRMFWLLLFGLFNTLFYQGEILVFYALVALFILPFARLSNKALFVSAVFFLLQPLYWIRLIIAIQHPELPLGEPVYMEWYARVGNVFTEGNMFEIMKSNITNGRIATILWCWENGRVDQSLGLFLLGFWLGRKALLMESESSIKTWKKVLIISAIAFLPLYILQSHTDIFCKYESVSGMLSNVIRLWSNLALMFVWVSGFILLFYKTRAFKWLNVLSPVGRMSLSNYLIQSIIGSFIYYNMGLSMYKYAGYSECLLIGILLAALQIGYSTWWFKTHKRGPLESIWHKLTWLGKKD